A genomic region of Dactylococcopsis salina PCC 8305 contains the following coding sequences:
- the rpmE gene encoding 50S ribosomal protein L31, with protein sequence MAKEGIHPQWYPDAKVICNGEVVMTVGATQPELHVDVWSGNHPFYTGNQKIIDTEGRVDRFLRKYGMFDDSEDEGK encoded by the coding sequence ATGGCAAAAGAAGGCATTCATCCCCAATGGTATCCCGATGCAAAAGTAATTTGTAACGGAGAAGTAGTGATGACCGTTGGCGCAACCCAACCCGAACTTCACGTTGATGTTTGGTCGGGAAATCATCCGTTCTACACAGGAAATCAGAAAATTATTGATACCGAAGGTCGCGTCGATCGATTCTTACGGAAGTATGGAATGTTTGATGACAGTGAAGACGAAGGGAAATAG